Part of the Cucumis sativus cultivar 9930 unplaced genomic scaffold, Cucumber_9930_V3 scaffold58, whole genome shotgun sequence genome is shown below.
TGTTTTTAGgttgaagaaaagaggaaatgagaaattaaataagatattttcgtcatttcaccccaaatttatcataaatctcaacttttttactaCCAATtctaaaactctttttttacccatttttggcctattttgTCATTCCCCAAGTTTTTTCACTCTTTTCCCCCTAAACTAATGCGTACACCACACAGCGCCACTTGAAAACCAATCGCATCGAAGAAAAATGGAGGGAAACCGAGGAAGCTTGGAGAGAATTGAAGTAATGAGAAAAATCACAGGTCGCAATTCCATTGATTTTTCTGATTCTCATATTCATTCCAGTTGATTTCTGTTTCGTCGTTGCTATTTTCTTTCCGTTTTCCAATACAATCTTTTGCAGAGCTAACGAGATCTATGATCGTCGAACTGAGCAATGGAAGCTCCAGGATGATCGCCATCGATCGATTCAAAAGTTACTGCTCCAATTCCCTTGAAAACTGGTTCGTAATTTTCTGTATAGAATATTTTGCTTCCAATCTTTTGAATCTTCGAATTGGTAACCAAATAAAGTTCATGATCTACAATGTTATTAAGTGCTTTACTAGACTACGAATATTCATTTCCCTATTCGTGCGAAAAATTTCTATAGTTTTCGATTATTTATCTACTACCGGGTCTATTGGATCGTGTCGAAGGCCAAATCAGTAGTCGCTCACAAAATACCAGCAGAAAATCAGTGTTACTTCAGATGCGAATATATCTCTAGAACTTGAAGCAGAGTTGCATAGTTTAGCTATgatttgtcattttcaaaagtcaCTGCTCAATCTCAATTCTTAACTCAAAtgcattttatgtttatgaccTAGTTTTCAGTCattctttagtttttagacataatatttttatttttcaagaaagtTATAGTTCTTGAATGTGAAGATGACACTATCTTGAAATTGGACTTGTGTTTTGAAAACGATATTTGTACCAAAAGAGACGTTTAGATGATTTTTCGCTAATTTTTTATGCAGTTGTTGTAGGTTCAATTTATCTGAAGGGAAGGATGTTCTAACACTTCAAAGGGAAAGCCACGTCCGTAGACTAGGTGAATTAGTTATTCCGATGAATGATACTACAAAATCATAATCTGTACAGACTATAGAGTACACttgtatttgatattattttgttctatCAGATGTCTTGCTTAGAGTTCTACTCATAATTCAGCAGCTTCTGGGAGAAAATAGACATAGCTCAAAGagagatatatattatatgcatCCCTCTATATTTACAGGTAATCAAACCCGCAATTATGTTCTAAGATGCAACATCTTACAACAATTAATTTGCATGCCTGTtcagaaaatttgaatttcaacatATCCTTCAAATTTATGATTTCATCAAGTTCGTGGCAGGAGATTTTCTGAACCTTTCCTTGTTTTGCTTGGTTATTGTACACCAGAGCTTAATGACATTGACTTCCTCATATAatgatgaatatttttcaGATCAGTCAGTTGTTGACCGGGCAATCAACGACATCTGCATTCTTTTGCAATGTAGCCGGCATAATCTGAATGTGGTTGGTGCTGCACTTCATTTTACTTTGGCTCCAATTTACATATCTTCTTTTCCTCCATGATTATATTGGTTCATGTGGGATCCAATCTCAGTATAGTATTCAGGGTTGGCTGCGTGCCACAAAAGCCTgttctttgataaaataaatgcaCAATCGTTTCTTGTTGTCTTGCATCACTATTAGGTGTTGAATTAGGAAGATACTCTTGCCGATCAATtgcattcttcttttaatcatATAGTTTATGTCTGTTTCTGACATTTAAACTTGTATTTTCTCAGGTTTCTGTTGGTAATGGGTAAGTATCGAGGAAAACATATTCTCAGAAGCTGTTTTCCTTGTGGGTTGATACCCACGTCAGGGTTTTCTATACCATTAGATTCTGTTAAATATCCTCTTAGTGCTGCAATCTGTTTTCCTTGTCGAAGAAAATTAGGAACTGAATCTTGACATTTTCATTGAGGAAGAAATTTAAGAACTGAATCTTGACATAGTCACTTTTTTATAGGTTGGTGATGGGTTGGTTGAGATTCTCAGAAGCTGGCAGAAGATTTGATTGCTTGAAGAAGCCTAACAGTGtaaacattattattcttcacaAAACAATTGCCTCTTTAGTCACTCTCAGCTGTAACTGATTTGCATGTATGCATCTCAACCTCTTACAGGCCCACTTTATTCCTGTTCAAGTTGAAGAAGTTATAGGTACGCTGTCTTCCTGATACTAGATATATAATGTTAGAATTAATGGGCTTTAAGCCCAAGGAAAGATTAACCCTaatattctcttcttttttatcttaaacttgtttatttttttttctcctttgtaTCTTTTGTTCATATgagataataataagaaagttaGGTTGTGGTTTTCTCCTAGTACTTAGGTTTCCACGTAACTCTTTACcgcttttaatttataacttaGTCAGTCTGCTAGATTAGAGCCTAAATTAGACGCTTGGAATGATAcctttaaattatattgttcttATGGAATTCCTTTCCTCGATATTCTTGAAAGGAAAATCCTTATATGCATCTTAGCCATCACCTATCCCTGTGTAATCATAATTTGTTACATGACTCTGTAACGACTCTACTAAACACACACAAATATTTCCACACACAAAATGGCAAAACAGAGACAACACTCTGCtaaactttatttatgtataagcCAAAAGATTACACTAGTCACAATATCCAAAATAACAAGATAAACAGTAAAGAACATACCTAGCTTCCTTTTGTGATAACTGAATATCCTCCCAGGCTATGGCAGTTGACTtgacataaagaaaataaaacctacctACCCAATCTCGAAAGATCTATTTATATACCTCCTTACATCAATCTTTCATTCCTATGCATGGGCCCCACTCGCACGATCCCTTTCCATCATTCTGTAAGACCCCAATCATTCACACATATAAAAGGAGGGGCAGAAAGGTAAATGAACAAACAATTAATGACGACGGAATGATAGAAAGGGATTGTGCGAGTGGGGCCAGGCAcataaatgaaagaatgatGAGATGAGGTATATAAATAGGTCTTTTAGGGATTGGGTaggtaggttttattttatcctttGTCAAGGCGGCTGCCATAGCCTGGAGAGGGTATTTAGCTATCCCAAAAGGAAGTTGGGTATGTTCTTTACTGTTTTGGATATTGTGACTAGTGTAACTGTTTTagcctatatataaataaagattagTGCCTCTGTTTTGCCATTGTGAGGGTGTAATATTTGTGTGAGTCAAGTAGAATCCTTACATTTGGTATTAGAGCCACCACACTGGGGGTGGTCATGCGCCTCATTGCTCAGCAACAAATAGAGGAACGGGTAGATGGgactgaaaaagaaattatgggTTTAAAGGAGATGATGCTGGAGATGAAGAAGTTGATGGATCGAATGGCTGATGAACTGCGAGAAAACCACAGttacaaaagaagagaagaggcTAGGACTGCTGAAGGTCCGATGTTGAAACTTAAAGAGAAGCTCGAGGATACAGAGACGACTGCAGAGAATAGTGGAGGTAACGTGGACCGAAGTAAATACAAGAAGCTGTAAATGCCAATGTTTACAAGGGTGAATCCCGAATCCTAGGCTTACCGGGCGGAACACTTCTTTGAGATTAATAACTTACTGAAGCGAAGAAGGTCAAGGTAGCAGTTGTGAGTTTTGGACAAGAGGAAGTAGATTGGTATAGGTGGAGCCACCACCGAAAGAGGGTGGAATCATGGGAGGACTTGAAAGGAaggatgtttgattttttcaatgaCACCGAACAACATAGCTTAGGGGCAAGACTGATCCGTATCAAGCAAGAAGGATCCTATAGCGATTTTGTTAAGAAGTTCGTTACATATTCAGCTCCACTCCCTGACATGGCCGAAAGTGTACTACAGGACGCGTTTTGACGGGTCTCGAGCCGCATTACAAGCATAAGTGATTAGTAGACACCCTCGAACTTAGAGGAGTGTATGAAGGAAGCTCAACTGGTGAATGATAGAAATCTAGCCTTACAACTGGCTATGGATGAATTGAGTAGGATTGAGCCCAAAAGAAGTGAGAACACAGGCAAGATTCAAGGTAAGAATGAGAAGGTTGAACAAAAGACGGCAGAGTTTGCCATGAAACAGATAACCATTCCGGTAAAAGGGGTTACCAAAAAAATGATCCTCCAGTAAATAGGCTTTCAGACACAGCGAAGCTTGATAAAGGGCTGTGTTTCAGgtgtaatgaaaaatattcactCGGCCATAAATGCAAGGtcagagaaaaaagagagttgatGCTACTTATATTGAATGAGGAAGAGAGTAACGAAAAGGAAGCGACCACAGAGGATGAGGTAGAGGAAGTGATAGAACCGAATCAATTAGATTTGAATGAGATTGCTGAGATTGAATTAAGGGTGATCACGGTAGTTACGTCCAAAGGAACTATGAAATTGAAAGGACAAATGAATGGAAGAGAGGTAATACTCCTTATTGATAGCAGTGCgaccaataattttatcagTCAAGTGTTGGTGGAAGAACTGCGGTTGGGCATTGATCCAAGAACCCAATTTGGAGTAACCATTGAAGACAGCACCCGTTGCGAAGGAAAAGGAATATGTAAGAGGGTAAAAGTGAAATTGAAGGAGTTAACAGTCATAGCTGACTTCTTGCGGTGGAACTGGGAAATGTAGACTTTTAGGGATGCAATGACTTGATTCGACAGGAACCATGAAGGTGCATTGACCATCCCTAACCATGACATTttggaaaaaaggaagaagaacaCTGAGGGGACCCTTCCCTCATCAAGTCAGAATGTTCGTTGAGGACCATAGAAAAAACATGGCAATCAGGCGACCGatgatttcttttagaattgcAAAATTATGAAGTTGAATGGGAAGAGgaatatgaaacaaaaagtGAGTTAAAAGGAGATGATGAAGGATTACCCATGGTTCAACAATTACTCAATCAATACACGTACATATTTAGGCTACCAATAGGTTTACCTCCCAAGAGAACCGTAGACCACCGCATTTTGACTTTACCCGATCACACCAATCAATGTTTGACCATATAAGTATGGACATGtacaaaaagaagagattgaaaaaCTGGTGATAGAAATACTACAAGCAGGGGTAATTTGGCCAAGTCACAACCCTTACTCTAGCCCGGTACTattggtgaagaagaaggatagAGATGGAGATTCTGTGTAGACTACCGTAAACTGAATCAAGTAACCGTGGCCGACAAATTTCCATTCCGGTGATTGAAATAACTCCTAGATGAACTACATGGGGCGACATTATTCTCTAAATTAGATCTTAAATCTTGGATATATCAGATAAGAATGAAGGGGGAAGATGTGGAGAAGACAACTTTTCGCACGCAGAAGGGCACTACGAATTCTTAGTGATGCCTTTTGGTCTCACTAATGCTCCGGCCACCTTCCAATCTTTGATGAACCAGATATTCAAACCTTTCCTCAGAAGATGTGttcttgtctttttttaatgatattttagtttatagtGCTAATATAACGAGCATATGAAACATTTGGGGATGATATTTGCCATATTGAGGGATGATCAACTATTTgcaaatagaaacaaatgtGTAATAGCCCACTCCTAAGTTCAGTATTTGAGGCACATGATTTCCAGTAGAGGAGTCGAAGCTGATGAGGAAAAGATTCGAAGCATGATTAATTGGCCACAACCGAAGGACATAATTGGGCTGAGGGGATTTCTAGGGCTGACTGACTGGATATTATCGAAAGTTTGTGAAGAGTTATGGGGAGATTGCCACGCCCTTAACTAAGTTACTTCAGAAGAACGCGTTCAAGTGGAATGAGGAAGCCATAGCAGCTTTTGAACAACTGAAATTAGCAATGACGACCATACCAGTGTTAGCACGGCCTGATTGGTCACAGCCATTTACAATTGAGACTGATACTTCAGGAGTAGGCTTAGGAGTGCTGTTGTCACAAGGACACCCTATAGCATTCTTCAGTCAGAAACTTGAGCTCTTTCCTCAAGAGCTCAAGTTAAGTCCATATATGAACGGAAACTCATGGCAGTTGTTCTCTTCAGTGCAGAAATGGAGGCACTTACCTACTGGTGAGGAAATTCACTATTATTTTAGATTAGAAAGCTCTGAAATTCTTGTTGGAACAAAGGGAAGTTCAGCCTCAATTCCAGAAATGGTTAACTAAACTCTTGGGGTGTGATTTCGAGATATTATACTAACCGGGTTTGTAGAAT
Proteins encoded:
- the LOC116406046 gene encoding meiotic recombination protein SPO11-1 isoform X6, whose amino-acid sequence is MEGNRGSLERIEVMRKITELTRSMIVELSNGSSRMIAIDRFKSYCSNSLENCCCRFNLSEGKDVLTLQRESHVRRLDVLLRVLLIIQQLLGENRHSSKRDIYYMHPSIFTDQSVVDRAINDICILLQCSRHNLNVVSVGNGLVMGWLRFSEAGRRFDCLKKPNSAHFIPVQVEEVIDITSAADYILVVEKESVFQRLANDRFCSRNRCIVITGRGYPDVPSRRFLRLLVDVLALPAFCLVDCDPYGFDILTTYRFGSMTRVELKPCYKDATCVERYNIGGESGHAAAIYPVGPAW
- the LOC116406046 gene encoding meiotic recombination protein SPO11-1 isoform X7, translated to MEGNRGSLERIEVMRKITELTRSMIVELSNGSSRMIAIDRFKSYCSNSLENCCCRFNLSEGKDVLTLQRESHVRRLDVLLRVLLIIQQLLGENRHSSKRDIYYMHPSIFTDQSVVDRAINDICILLQCSRHNLNVVSVGNGLVMGWLRFSEAGRRFDCLKKPNSAHFIPVQVEEVIDITSAADYILVVEKESVFQRLANDRFCSRNRCIVITGRGYPDVPSRRFLRLLVDVLALPAFCLVDCDPYGFDILTTYRFGSMTRVELKPCYKDATCVERYNIGGWNWSQCWKEG
- the LOC116406046 gene encoding meiotic recombination protein SPO11-1 isoform X5, producing MEGNRGSLERIEVMRKITELTRSMIVELSNGSSRMIAIDRFKSYCSNSLENCCCRFNLSEGKDVLTLQRESHVRRLDVLLRVLLIIQQLLGENRHSSKRDIYYMHPSIFTDQSVVDRAINDICILLQCSRHNLNVVSVGNGLVMGWLRFSEAGRRFDCLKKPNSAHFIPVQVEEVIDITSAADYILVVEKESVFQRLANDRFCSRNRCIVITGRGYPDVPSRRFLRLLVDVLALPAFCLVDCDPYGFDILTTYRFGSMQMAYDAKYLKIPQLRWLGAFASDFEKYNLPEQCLIPLTFKDKSRTEALLQRCYLRREVQHWR